The Xylocopa sonorina isolate GNS202 chromosome 10, iyXylSono1_principal, whole genome shotgun sequence genome contains the following window.
GTACTTGACAACTTAATCGTTGCTCCAGGGAGTTTTGAAgcttgtgtaaatatatatatttttcttctGTAACTCTATTATATATTCTGATTGCTTAATGAAAAATTAATTCTTATAGCAATTGGAAGAAGTTAGACAAGTAGGTAGTTTCAAGAAAGGAACAATGATCAAAGGTCACAATGTAGCTGATATTGTTGTTATCCTTAAGACATTACCTACTAAAACTGCAGTTGAAGCACTTGGTACAAAAGTTAATAATGACTTGAAGAGTGTTAATCCCAAAGAAGTATTCAGACTTACTCATACAGAGCGTGGCTTTGATATTGCTAATAATGAAGCTACAGTGCGTGTATTGATTACTACTTTACATCAGAACTTGCGAAAGTTAGAATCTGACCAGCATTTGGATGTAAAGATTTGTCAGGGCCATCTTGCTGCAATCAGACACTCCCGATGGTTTGAAGAGAATGCTCATCATTCCAGTATTAAGGTATTGATAAGGTTGCTTAGAGATTTAAGAAATAGATTTGAAGGTTTAGAACCATTATCTCCTTGGATGTTAGATCTACTGGCACATAATGCCATAATGAATAATCCCAGTAGACAAGCACTACCAATAAACCAGGCATACAAAAGAGTTCTCCAACTCCTTGCTTCTGGACTATTTCTGCCAGGATCTGCTGGTAAAATTCATtgaatttaaaatgaaataataCTTGCCTGATAAATACTGTATTACATTTTGTCATGATCTTATTCAGGTATTTCTGATCCATGTGAAGGTGGTAATATACGTGTACATACTGCCATGTCGTTAGAGCAACAAGATTTGGTATGTCTCACAGCTCAAACTTTGTTACGTGTCTTGGCTCATGGAGGTTATAGACCGTTACTTGAGGGTACAAATAAACTTGCTGTAGAAATGAGTGTATGGGCAGGTGGCGTAGTTGCCAGTCCCTTGGATAAAGCATACGAACCTCCCACAGAACAAGAGCAGCAAGAAGATATGGAAGAAAGCAATGAAGAAATGATAACAGAGAGTGCttaaattttaatttaatataattgtatTAATTTCATTTAAGTATCCTTGTCTTATAAAAGGATAAAAATTCTCTACTATTTTGTATGACGAAGACTTATTCCTTCTTAATTATCACTAATATAAAAGTTAATGTATTCAAACCTCAAATGGATTTCATGGATGTATGATTTTCTATTAACAATAATGTACCTTGTGCCGAAATTTTTACGTGATATAATCTTGTATGGACTTGAGCATGATATTCATCAGATTGAAATTTGCAATCTTATTCATATTTATATTTCGAATAAAACTCAAATTATTACTGGTATGAAGTATGGTTCAAGTCTCTATTTTCTATATTCTTCGTACACTGAAATTACGTGACGCACAGGTCTTCTTTTAATTCGAAATATAACAGGATGAGGAATAAAAAATAGTTCATAATATACAACAACAAAAATAAGAATACCAATTGTATCACGCTGATATGATTCAATGTGAGCAGTTAAAGatgaatatttataatttacTAATTTCTTAACAATTGTAGATTCAGTGGGGAGAACGACACGAGTACAATATTTGCTATCTTCCGGACGAATCCTGAAAGCAGTAATAATTACATTAACACAAGATCTATTTAAAATGGTCACCCGTCGTTTCCCCATTTCGTACACTTGGCAGTGACatattaataaaattgtaataagAAACTAAATTTGTTCGAACCTATCGCAAGCAAGGATCATTTTCTGGTGTTCGGCTAATACGAGCGCAATTGGCCGAACGACCACTAACACCTGTACGAACTGGCACTGTGAACAGTTTCCCTTGCGGCATACAAATGCACACTTTGTATTGTTCCTGACCAGACGGATTCTGTAGAAAGATAGGTGTGACTGGTATATTCTCGATGTCAATTGAAACACCGTCTTTCGCGTCAAGCATGATGCTTCCATTAACACTttttaaaagaatgtcagtATCCGCGCTCCAAACGATATCTTTGCTTTCCATGCTCGTGCCCTCTGCACCCTGCATGGAAATTTGATCGTCTGAATTTATGGTGAGGCTCTCGTTAACTGGTGATGTAATTCTATGCGTTTCCGCGATTTTTACGTCAATCTTCTCTACTCCCGCAGGTAAACCGAAATTCGGGAAATCAGTAGTGAAGAAAACGATTCCGGTTCTGAgatctttcacttcaaaagattctacTTCTGACATCGTGGTACCGTTTGATAAAACAGTCACTTTAGCACGCGTTTCGTCGTGCAAGCGATAATTGTTTACGTCTATCTGCACACCAGCCTCGTCACCAGAAATTTCCATCGATTCGTCTCCGTAGCTTTGACAAACTCCCGATTGCAAGCATACCTGCAAATGTGGTCTGTTAATTCTAAATTTTCAACAGCATCAAGTCGTAACATGTGTAATGTCTTTCTAATTGATTAAGTAAAGTATATGCCATTGAAGTGTTAACTTCTGAATACCATGAAGTTAAAAAAcattttctatgcttcttggatTAAAAACATTTTAatcgttaaaaaaaatattgtcTACACGTTGAAAAAGGGACAAACAAATAATGTTTTTGTATTGTCAAGTATCTGACCTTGTCCAAATCGGTTTTCCCGTAAAATTTTACAAGATTCTCATCAGGTATCATTTCCATCGCTTCCATTCCCTGAGTGATTCGTAGAACAACGATCACGGTGATATTAAGGAAGAGATTGCAAAGACCGATAATCGCTAGAATAAAAGTTAAAGTCCATAGGCAGTAACGTCGTTTCATTGATTTCTCATTAGACGCAGACATCGTGTGGGACGATACAATCGTTCGATTAACGTTCTCGGAACTAAAATGATTTCGCATTATTATAAACGAATTCAATTGTAAATATGAAACTCTAATTTCACCTTATACGAACGCTACTGCAACTATTTTGACGAACGTAACCCTTAATCAGCGGGCCATCACTGTTGGACAGATTATCTTCAGCTTTTGATATTGAAGGCGAGCCGGTGTCATTCCCACATGTATCGAGGATGGTAGACATTGAATCACCTTGCTATGTATATATATTCTTTTCACTTATACATTTCTACTTTTACATTTATTATCGCAATTAATGATCAGTCACAATTTATTGAAGCCACGTGCCTAATTGAACATTGTCCATCATATGGTACAGAATGAAATTTGTGTACTTCAAACATTTTATGCGTTTTATACTTGTACATGTGTTAATGAATGTGAAATTACGAGTTACAAATTGGTAAATATATTGTAGTTCTTGGAACAGATATTACTGATGTCATATTTAGGTCGTAAGTTGCGAAAGGATGATTAGTTCACGTTGTATACCGGGTTTTTTCGTTTATTTGGCACATAGCTGCATAGTGTCACGAATTTGCGATACAACGTTCCTTACCTAAGCAGCAGTCGCTTCGAGACTCTGGATAAATGAAAATAGATGTTCACCTCGTTTCCGCGACTAAACGCGTAAACCGTGTAACGAAAACTAGGTAAAGTCAACCGGTTGGCGCTTGCGCGTCTAAAGATCGATGccgaatattgcttgaaatattAGTCTCTTAGATATATGTATTGAGACTCGTATAAAATtcgtaataataaaatatagaaatacaAGTTTGTTTATAACTAATTCATTTTTTTATATCCGTGTTACGTGTCCGGCCAAACTATACTTTCTATCCATGAGACATAATAGTAAACACGAGTATATATGCCGGGTGTAAAGCTACCGCAAAGCTTTCCAAGGCTTGTTATGCCGATTAAATCAAAGAAGGTATAGAATTTTTTGTGTTTGATAACTAAAGGTCCGCCACTATCACCCTGtaagaagaaaataaatgaaatattttacgttcataaatacaatattaacATTATTCTGCTTCAATATTTAAGTAATAATTATTATAGATTTGTGTAGCGGCAATAATCCTGGACATATTTCGAAATATTTTTgcaattatataatatttaatcgTTTATAATATACTGCTATACTACAAACAACAGGTATTAATATTTCCGCGACAGTTTCAGGCTTTGTCAAAGATTTTTAAGGTCGTTTACTATAACTTAAGTTTcagtaaaatatttaaatataagtAGTATTATTACCTGACAGGTGTCTTTTCCAAGTCCCCCAGCACAAATCTGCCAATCTCCTACTATTCCATATTGAAGTCTATCATCCTTTAAGCCACCGGTGAACGTATCGTTACATTCTCGTTGTGGTATCAAATTCAGTGTGACTTTTAGTAAATCATTTGATACATCTCCACCTAagttataatttttattaaaatctaacattattttattaaggtaaatagaatatttttaattGATAATCCTACCCCATTCAACTTGTCCCCAACCCATCGCGGTCGCTGTGCCATTAGTACCAACATCCGGTAAAGTGGTTGCTAAACAGCAAGGTGCTATAAATGGACCGAACTTTACGTTCTTTTCTAACTTTAGAAGTGCAATATCATGGTATTGGGATGGTCGTTTGTACCAGGGATGTCTTATTCTCTCGACAACGCGTAATGTTAATTCTACGTCGTTATCGACTTTTTCGAGATTTAAGGCACCTAATCGTACCCAAGATGCGCTTCCCCTGCGAACGAGATCAGGACGTGTTTAATTTATAAGTAGCATTGAATTATTCAACCGGCAATGATATCGATGTGTATACTTATTTATTCGTAACGTTGTTCATGTTAATCTTAGATTAATCTGAATGATTATGATACTAATTTCGATATTGAGACTAACTTTAGCATAACGAATAAATATATTTACCAGTTATTATTATAGGTGCAATGTGCGGCGGTTACAACAAAATTTTCGGAAATTAGAGAACCACCGCATAGCCAGACAATGTTTCCATCATTTGTATTGAACCCAACCGCAGCCATAAACTTGAATTCCAGGGTTAGTACTCTAGTACCGCCAACAATAAATTTGGGTATACTGTCTTCATAGTAAGCACACTCTAAAATAATTAATACAGAAATACTCAGAATGACAGATAGAATCTCATAGTGAAACCACTGTTACTTCAATAGATTAATACTTAAATGTACCTACTTGCCCTTGCTTTGGCACCCCACTCATTATTACTTATTGTTAGAGAAGCTTGTGTAGTAGTTGTGGTAGTAGTTGTCACGGTAGATGGACAGCACACAATTGGCTCGAATTTCAGGTATCCGCACACGACGCGTGGAAATTGGCCTTTGGATATACTCGCATAAACCGATGGACATTGCTGGACACGCATGCAAATACCTGGCGACCCATCCACCGTACATTCAGTACCTAAGACAGATAAAATTGATAGAAAAAGTTCTCCAGTGTTTGTagttttatataaaataattatacaaaAATATAATTGCCTTTTTCCTGTATGCTTCACATACCTTTTCGATATAAGGCACCTCTAGCAGTTACATGGTTTACAATATAGTTTGTAATGTAATTTGTATAACGAGTAGTCATTAAAGtatcaaatatagaaatatTTACCTTCGTACTGTGCGTCACAGAACGTAGAACCATTTAATAGAAACAGAATCGAAATTGAAGATATTATAGGTAAAACCGGTGACCACGTTAATGCCATTGGAGCTTACATAAAGTCTTTACGGTCTCCAACAGCCACGCTTAATCCCGTTCCGACTATTAAGTTGTATCTTCCTTTGTACGTGTCTTTTATATGCTTCGACATTCCTTCAATCCTGATTGGCTATGGAATATGGAAAGGAGGATGCCAAggtcagtttttttttaatatatacgAAGAAACAGTTTGAGAACAGTTTCAACAAGATAACTATGCTTTTTTTGCATCTCTACTTAGGAAAATTTAGTCAGTAATTAAACAGAGTCTATCGATGAGAAAAATACTGTAGAAAGACTTTTTATCGTTTTGTAGGCTTTTAAAGTGttcgaaacgaagaagaaagtaAGGTAAAATGTACGCGTTCTATTATTTATTGACAATCATTAATCTACtcgtatttataattattttagaaAGTCAGTAGATATTCTTTAATATAGTTGCATATTTAGAActaatattataaaaatataaatgtaattttaatttacaaaaaatgtataaaaatttgtttattgctaaatataataaattttattatgatTTTGATTTAAATTTTGGAATGCTGCAAAGCTCAAACAGATTGCAGACTACAATAACAGAAACATCGTTAATTACGACTATGATTGATAACGATTGTTATCTACCAAGGCTACTTGGATACCAACTTTGTAATAATAATTCAAAATAGGAGAATACGGGTATCATATTTTTTTAGAATATGTCTATGAATATATCCAGAAAAATAATTaaactttatttttttttttaccgttAGTGAATTGACTGTTGGTTTGAGAAATATTTCTGCCGGTCGCAGTTCTTGCTTTAGAAGCATAATTTTACGAAGAACAGTTCTTATCGAGACATTCGTTAATAGAGCATGCATTTTCTTCACCATTCGTCCAGCTGTAGTTGATCGGCAGATGTTATCAATCTCATACGTACATCATACATTTTTTCAttgataaatatttttaattgtatGTTTAACACATTCTAACTGAATTAAATTATCAAGGAAAACTTGTTGATGCTGAATATTTCATTTCGTCTTGGTTAAGTTGTTAAATGTGTGGTCAAGTGGTTTAGTGGTCTTAATAATATCAAATATCGttaaatgtatataaataaaatacaaGCAATATAACGAAAACAAATAATGTGAAATACgtcaatataaaaatttatttattttccatTTGTCTTACGAATCTGGCCAAACGACCTGCTCTATCCATGGGATGTAATTGTAAACGCGAGTATATACACCGGGAATAATGCTACCGCAGAGCTTTCCTAAACTTGTAATACCGATTAAGCTATACATACAGTAGTAATCTTTATTTATGACTACCAGAGGACCACCACTGTCACCCTATAGATAAaggaaatattaatttataatagcatatatgaaaataataaataacaaataGATAAATTTAGTATTCCTAGGTTTTGTATATTTCTAAAATTGATACCTGACATGTGTCTTTTCCAAGTTCACCCGCGCAAATCTGCCAATCATCCACTATCCCAAATGGTACTTTATAATCTGGTCCACCACTAGTAAATGTTCTGTTACATTGTGGTTGAGGTACCAAGCTAATTGTAACTTTTAATAGATCACTCGATGTCTCATCAGCTGGAATAAACACAAACTAAAGTCGAATCTTTAATCAAATATATATTTTAACCATTGAACTTACCCCAGTCAACCTGACCCCATCCAGTAGCAGTCGCCTTACCGTCAGTTCCAACGTCTGGTAAAGAATAAGGTAAACAACTAGGCCTTACCCAAGCGTTGAATTTCGCTTCTCTTTCTAACTTAAGAAGTGCAATATCGTGGTACTGAGCTGGTCGCTTGTACTCGGGATACCTTATTCGGTCTGCAATACGGATATTTTGTGGCTTCGAATGGTCATCAAGTTTTTCTAGGTTTAAGTCACCCACTCGTACCCAACGTGCAATACCCCTACAAAGCGTCAACAGTCAAACGTAATTCGTGATGTACGTAACTGCATATAACAACGATACAAATGATATTGTTTTCATTAACGAAATGAGACGGTGATTGAATACAAAAATTCGTATTTACCAGTTTACATTGTATGTGCAGTGTGCGGCAGTTAATACGAATCTTTCTGAAATTAGAGTACCTCCGCAACTCCAGACAACGTCGTCTTGAGCACTATTATATCCGACTGCAGCCATGTGCGGGAATTCCTTCGGTGCGGCCTTTGTCCCACCAACGATAAGTTTCTGGGTTTTAATTGCGCATAGGTCTGTCGTCACAGTTTGCTTATCGGGCAATAGGATAGGCGGAATTTCGGTTGTATACACGGATCTTGCGTACTCCTCGCATTCTAAAACATTAAcataataaaccaattttaaaatgaaaaattcatAACTCATAAAGGAGGTGAAAAGAAACCTACTTGCTCTTGCTTTTGCTCCTCTGTTATTATTAATTGGTTTTTGAGTCGGCGGCGGTCTTGGAGTCGTAGTCGTGGTCGTGGTCGTTGTGGTTGTGCTTGTAGATGGAGTAACACTTGGTGTTTGTGGTCCTTGATCTGGACAACACACAATAGGTTCCAAATACTCAAATCCGCAGTTAACAGTTGGTGGGTTTCCCTTTAATAACTCTTCGTAAACCGAAGGACAGTCCTCGATACGCGCGCAAATGCCTTCTGAACCACTTATTCTGCATGGTCTTCCTGAAAAAATGTGAAAGTGAATGTTAGATAAAGATGTTCGCTGAGTGTGCAGGAAAAACCCAATATCAAGTTCTTTACAGTTACTtatagatttatatttttaaagcatatgtataaattatattaaaatataaaggaagtatctcatccAATATT
Protein-coding sequences here:
- the LOC143428166 gene encoding interleukin enhancer-binding factor 2 homolog isoform X1, which produces MVRYNMVRGGRGGMIRGGRGGMGRGMGFPRKQFLPRHPFDYTLCEAAFPRVKPAPDESDFQVALLKKNTDMCPTPKEQTSILNLVTKLQSVLDNLIVAPGSFEACQLEEVRQVGSFKKGTMIKGHNVADIVVILKTLPTKTAVEALGTKVNNDLKSVNPKEVFRLTHTERGFDIANNEATVRVLITTLHQNLRKLESDQHLDVKICQGHLAAIRHSRWFEENAHHSSIKVLIRLLRDLRNRFEGLEPLSPWMLDLLAHNAIMNNPSRQALPINQAYKRVLQLLASGLFLPGSAGISDPCEGGNIRVHTAMSLEQQDLVCLTAQTLLRVLAHGGYRPLLEGTNKLAVEMSVWAGGVVASPLDKAYEPPTEQEQQEDMEESNEEMITESA
- the LOC143428219 gene encoding transmembrane protease serine 9; protein product: MMVSRSSLSAWTLIISFWFLLNCFAPCNAQTRGRPCRISGSEGICARIEDCPSVYEELLKGNPPTVNCGFEYLEPIVCCPDQGPQTPSVTPSTSTTTTTTTTTTTPRPPPTQKPINNNRGAKARAKCEEYARSVYTTEIPPILLPDKQTVTTDLCAIKTQKLIVGGTKAAPKEFPHMAAVGYNSAQDDVVWSCGGTLISERFVLTAAHCTYNVNWGIARWVRVGDLNLEKLDDHSKPQNIRIADRIRYPEYKRPAQYHDIALLKLEREAKFNAWVRPSCLPYSLPDVGTDGKATATGWGQVDWADETSSDLLKVTISLVPQPQCNRTFTSGGPDYKVPFGIVDDWQICAGELGKDTCQGDSGGPLVVINKDYYCMYSLIGITSLGKLCGSIIPGVYTRVYNYIPWIEQVVWPDSSGRMVKKMHALLTNVSIRTVLRKIMLLKQELRPAEIFLKPTVNSLTPCLQSNAYILPYFLLRFEHFKSLQNDKKSFYKMQKKHSYLVETVLKLFLPPMALTWSPVLPIISSISILFLLNGSTFCDAQYEGTECTVDGSPGICMRVQQCPSVYASISKGQFPRVVCGYLKFEPIVCCPSTVTTTTTTTTQASLTISNNEWGAKARAKCAYYEDSIPKFIVGGTRVLTLEFKFMAAVGFNTNDGNIVWLCGGSLISENFVVTAAHCTYNNNWGSASWVRLGALNLEKVDNDVELTLRVVERIRHPWYKRPSQYHDIALLKLEKNVKFGPFIAPCCLATTLPDVGTNGTATAMGWGQVEWGGDVSNDLLKVTLNLIPQRECNDTFTGGLKDDRLQYGIVGDWQICAGGLGKDTCQGDSGGPLVIKHKKFYTFFDLIGITSLGKLCGSFTPGIYTRVYYYVSWIESIVWPDT
- the Scgbeta gene encoding sarcoglycan beta, which encodes MSTILDTCGNDTGSPSISKAEDNLSNSDGPLIKGYVRQNSCSSVRISSENVNRTIVSSHTMSASNEKSMKRRYCLWTLTFILAIIGLCNLFLNITVIVVLRITQGMEAMEMIPDENLVKFYGKTDLDKVCLQSGVCQSYGDESMEISGDEAGVQIDVNNYRLHDETRAKVTVLSNGTTMSEVESFEVKDLRTGIVFFTTDFPNFGLPAGVEKIDVKIAETHRITSPVNESLTINSDDQISMQGAEGTSMESKDIVWSADTDILLKSVNGSIMLDAKDGVSIDIENIPVTPIFLQNPSGQEQYKVCICMPQGKLFTVPVRTGVSGRSANCARISRTPENDPCLR
- the LOC143428166 gene encoding interleukin enhancer-binding factor 2 homolog isoform X2, which encodes MVRGGRGGMIRGGRGGMGRGMGFPRKQFLPRHPFDYTLCEAAFPRVKPAPDESDFQVALLKKNTDMCPTPKEQTSILNLVTKLQSVLDNLIVAPGSFEACQLEEVRQVGSFKKGTMIKGHNVADIVVILKTLPTKTAVEALGTKVNNDLKSVNPKEVFRLTHTERGFDIANNEATVRVLITTLHQNLRKLESDQHLDVKICQGHLAAIRHSRWFEENAHHSSIKVLIRLLRDLRNRFEGLEPLSPWMLDLLAHNAIMNNPSRQALPINQAYKRVLQLLASGLFLPGSAGISDPCEGGNIRVHTAMSLEQQDLVCLTAQTLLRVLAHGGYRPLLEGTNKLAVEMSVWAGGVVASPLDKAYEPPTEQEQQEDMEESNEEMITESA